One stretch of Legionellales bacterium DNA includes these proteins:
- a CDS encoding class I SAM-dependent rRNA methyltransferase translates to MSKHAQLILKKSEHKRILAGHLWVYSNEVDTQKSSLKQFQPGDLVDIFNQENRFIATAYINPHNLLTARVLTTLPNTTIDHCFFLQRLQVAFAKRQSLFNQPYYRLVFGESDFLPGVVVDRFNDVIVVQISTAGMEALKEYLVAAIDELLNPNIIILKNDAKSREQEGLPCYVEFCKGNSIDEISLIENEVSFIVPATSGQKTGWFFDHRNNRALLQKIAKDKKVLDVFSYVGGWGIQAAMFGAKQCVCVDSSEPALTYLQKNAALNHIENKISTINDDAFKALSTLQSQGEKFDVIIVDPPAFIKKRKDIPAGEKAYQRINELALALLNPQGFLLSASCSMLLPEHRLRELLARASHKTARHLSILQSLHQGFDHPVHFNIPETNYLKGFLVG, encoded by the coding sequence ATGTCTAAGCACGCACAATTAATATTAAAAAAATCCGAGCATAAAAGAATTCTTGCAGGACATTTATGGGTTTATAGTAACGAAGTTGATACGCAAAAATCGTCGTTAAAACAATTTCAGCCAGGCGATCTTGTTGATATTTTTAATCAAGAGAATCGCTTTATTGCAACCGCCTATATTAATCCACATAATTTATTAACCGCACGTGTGTTAACAACGCTGCCTAATACTACGATAGATCACTGCTTTTTTTTGCAACGCTTACAAGTGGCTTTCGCTAAACGACAAAGTTTATTTAATCAACCTTATTATCGTTTAGTGTTTGGCGAAAGTGATTTTTTACCCGGGGTAGTGGTGGATCGCTTTAATGATGTGATTGTTGTGCAAATTTCCACAGCTGGCATGGAAGCATTAAAAGAATATCTGGTTGCTGCGATTGATGAATTATTAAATCCCAATATTATTATTTTAAAAAATGATGCTAAAAGTCGCGAGCAAGAAGGCTTACCTTGTTATGTTGAATTCTGCAAAGGCAATTCTATTGATGAAATCTCTTTAATTGAAAATGAGGTTTCATTTATTGTGCCTGCCACTAGCGGACAAAAAACCGGTTGGTTTTTTGATCATCGTAATAATCGTGCCCTTTTACAAAAAATAGCAAAAGATAAAAAGGTACTAGATGTTTTTAGTTACGTTGGCGGCTGGGGAATTCAAGCGGCAATGTTTGGCGCTAAACAATGTGTGTGCGTGGATAGCTCAGAACCTGCGTTAACCTATTTGCAAAAAAATGCCGCGCTTAATCATATTGAAAATAAAATTTCAACGATTAATGATGATGCATTTAAAGCGTTAAGCACATTACAATCCCAAGGTGAAAAATTTGATGTGATTATTGTCGATCCACCGGCATTTATTAAAAAACGCAAAGATATTCCTGCCGGAGAAAAAGCGTATCAACGAATTAATGAATTAGCACTCGCGTTATTAAATCCGCAAGGTTTTTTACTAAGCGCCTCGTGTTCGATGTTGCTGCCAGAACATCGACTCAGAGAATTATTAGCAAGAGCGAGTCATAAAACAGCACGACATCTTAGCATTCTACA